Proteins encoded within one genomic window of Lactococcus garvieae:
- the pfkB gene encoding 1-phosphofructokinase, whose product MIYTVTLNPALDYFMDFEQVELGQVNRATETRMLPGGKGIVESRMMSLLKVDNTALGFLGGFPGKFIQDYLQNIGSQSDFTPIAGTTRINTKIKVNAQEETSFDAAGPSLTEEEINAFLSKFDKLQSGDIVVFAGTIPKSLGEDFYEVLIEKVKARGAQFAIDVDGQKLLKTLKHSPLVIKPNREELEEIYSVKFETKEDIIPYGKKLLEEGAQNVMISMAGDGALLFTDDETYFAAPIKGELKNSIGAGDSTVAGFLAEWSRSQDPLRAFKQGVACGTAKVFSEDMPSESFLKECFEKVAIEKIHKN is encoded by the coding sequence ATGATATACACAGTAACACTAAATCCAGCATTAGACTATTTCATGGATTTTGAACAAGTTGAACTTGGTCAAGTCAACCGAGCAACAGAGACCCGTATGCTTCCAGGAGGAAAGGGTATTGTTGAAAGTCGAATGATGTCACTTTTAAAGGTGGACAACACAGCTCTCGGTTTTCTCGGAGGCTTTCCTGGTAAATTTATTCAGGACTATCTTCAAAATATTGGTAGCCAGTCGGATTTCACGCCCATTGCTGGCACAACTCGTATTAATACCAAAATTAAAGTCAATGCCCAAGAAGAAACTTCCTTTGACGCAGCAGGGCCGTCCTTGACCGAGGAGGAAATAAATGCTTTCCTCAGTAAATTCGATAAATTACAATCAGGAGATATTGTCGTTTTTGCAGGTACCATACCTAAAAGCTTAGGCGAAGATTTCTACGAAGTATTGATTGAAAAAGTTAAGGCCAGAGGCGCTCAGTTTGCTATTGATGTAGATGGACAAAAATTATTGAAAACCTTGAAGCATTCACCCTTAGTTATCAAGCCGAATCGTGAAGAATTAGAGGAAATTTATTCTGTTAAGTTTGAAACAAAAGAAGACATCATTCCATATGGTAAGAAATTACTTGAGGAGGGTGCACAGAATGTCATGATTTCCATGGCAGGAGATGGAGCTTTGCTCTTTACAGATGATGAAACATACTTTGCAGCCCCAATCAAAGGAGAGTTGAAAAACTCTATCGGTGCGGGTGATTCTACAGTTGCAGGCTTTCTTGCCGAATGGAGCCGAAGTCAAGATCCACTCCGCGCCTTTAAACAAGGTGTGGCATGTGGTACGGCCAAAGTCTTCTCAGAAGATATGCCAAGTGAGAGCTTCCTAAAAGAATGCTTTGAAAAAGTAGCCATAGAAAAAATACATAAAAATTAG
- a CDS encoding PTS fructose transporter subunit IIABC produces the protein MEIKDLLKTEVMILDLQATSKEAAVDEMVNKLVVEGYVSDFDTFKAGIMAREAQTSTGLGDGIAMPHSKNTAVNEAVVLFAKSQAGVDYAALDGQPVNLFFMIAAPEGANDTHLEALAQLSKFLLQAGFTDKVKAAKYPRQVLELFSEETEEIEQVTDSEHYVLAVTACTTGIAHTYMAEEALKKQAAEMGIAIKVETNGARGIDHKLTSEDIQKADGIIVAADKKVEMNRFAGKPMVQVPVAAAIRQPEELINKAISGNAPKFEADAADEVKEESSGGIGKAFYKHLMGGVSAMLPFVVGGGILIALAFLIDQSMGVPKDQLANLGTYHPIAAYFKNIGGAAFAFMLPVLAGFIANSIADKPGLVAGFVAGSMASSGLAFGKLDPATMIPSGFLGALVGGFIAGGVIILLRKLLTVLPKSLDGIKAILIFPLLGTFITGLLMLFINIPMAAINTGLSDFLNSLNGASALVLGLVVGGMMAVDLGGPINKAAYIFGTGTLAASVATGGSVIMAAVMAGGMVPPLATTVAVLFFKNKFTKEERQSGLTNIVMGLSFITEGSIPFGAADPARAIPSFVVGSALAGGLVGAAGIKLMAPHGGIFVLALTNNPLLYLLFVLVGAVVSGLMFGYLKKEKA, from the coding sequence ATGGAAATCAAAGATTTACTCAAAACTGAAGTCATGATTTTAGACCTTCAGGCGACATCTAAAGAAGCAGCAGTCGATGAAATGGTGAACAAATTAGTCGTTGAAGGTTACGTTAGTGACTTTGATACATTCAAAGCTGGTATCATGGCCCGTGAAGCACAAACTTCTACAGGTTTAGGCGATGGAATTGCTATGCCACACAGCAAAAACACAGCAGTGAACGAAGCAGTTGTCCTTTTTGCCAAATCTCAAGCTGGTGTAGATTATGCAGCTTTAGACGGTCAGCCTGTCAATCTTTTCTTCATGATTGCAGCACCAGAAGGAGCAAACGATACTCACCTTGAAGCTTTAGCACAACTCTCTAAATTCTTGCTGCAAGCTGGCTTTACCGACAAAGTAAAAGCAGCGAAATATCCGCGTCAAGTTCTTGAACTTTTCTCTGAAGAAACAGAAGAAATTGAACAAGTGACAGACAGCGAGCACTATGTCTTAGCAGTAACAGCTTGTACAACAGGTATCGCCCACACATATATGGCTGAAGAAGCCCTAAAAAAACAAGCAGCTGAAATGGGAATCGCTATCAAGGTTGAAACAAACGGCGCGCGTGGTATTGACCACAAACTGACTTCAGAAGATATCCAAAAAGCAGATGGTATTATTGTTGCAGCAGATAAAAAAGTTGAAATGAATCGTTTTGCTGGAAAACCGATGGTACAAGTTCCAGTAGCAGCAGCTATTCGCCAACCTGAAGAGCTCATCAATAAAGCAATCTCAGGTAATGCTCCAAAGTTTGAAGCAGATGCGGCAGATGAAGTGAAAGAAGAAAGCTCAGGCGGTATTGGTAAAGCCTTTTACAAACACCTCATGGGTGGTGTCTCTGCGATGTTACCGTTTGTCGTAGGTGGTGGTATCCTGATTGCTCTTGCCTTCTTGATTGACCAGTCTATGGGTGTTCCTAAAGATCAGCTGGCCAACCTAGGTACTTATCATCCAATTGCAGCCTACTTTAAAAATATTGGGGGAGCAGCCTTTGCCTTCATGCTTCCTGTATTGGCAGGTTTTATTGCCAACTCTATCGCGGATAAACCTGGACTTGTTGCCGGTTTCGTAGCGGGTTCCATGGCTTCATCTGGTCTTGCTTTTGGTAAACTGGACCCTGCAACAATGATTCCTTCTGGTTTCCTTGGCGCTTTGGTAGGTGGTTTTATCGCTGGTGGAGTAATTATTCTCTTGCGTAAGCTTTTGACTGTCTTACCAAAATCACTTGATGGGATTAAAGCCATACTCATTTTCCCACTTTTGGGGACATTTATCACAGGTTTGCTCATGCTTTTCATCAACATCCCAATGGCTGCAATCAACACTGGTCTTTCAGATTTCTTGAACAGCCTTAACGGAGCTTCAGCCTTGGTTCTTGGCCTTGTTGTTGGGGGAATGATGGCGGTTGACCTTGGCGGTCCAATCAATAAAGCTGCTTATATCTTTGGTACAGGAACATTGGCAGCAAGCGTTGCTACAGGTGGATCAGTTATTATGGCTGCTGTTATGGCTGGTGGTATGGTACCACCGCTTGCAACGACAGTTGCTGTCCTCTTCTTCAAAAATAAATTTACAAAAGAAGAACGTCAATCAGGATTGACAAATATCGTCATGGGCCTTTCATTTATCACAGAAGGTTCTATTCCATTCGGAGCAGCGGACCCAGCGCGTGCGATTCCATCATTCGTTGTCGGTTCTGCTTTGGCTGGTGGGCTTGTTGGTGCAGCTGGTATCAAATTAATGGCTCCTCACGGTGGTATCTTTGTATTGGCCTTGACAAATAATCCTTTATTGTATCTCCTCTTTGTCTTAGTAGGTGCAGTAGTGTCTGGATTAATGTTCGGCTACTTGAAAAAAGAAAAAGCCTAA
- a CDS encoding type B 50S ribosomal protein L31 has product MKKDIHPNYQPVVFLDTTTGFKFLSGSTKGSKETVEWEDGNTYPLIRVEISSDSHPFYTGRQKFQAADGRIARFNKKYGK; this is encoded by the coding sequence ATGAAAAAAGACATCCATCCTAATTACCAACCTGTTGTGTTCTTAGATACAACTACTGGTTTTAAATTCTTGAGCGGTTCAACTAAAGGTTCGAAAGAAACTGTTGAATGGGAAGACGGAAACACTTATCCATTGATTCGTGTGGAAATCTCATCTGACTCACATCCATTCTATACTGGCCGTCAAAAATTCCAAGCAGCGGACGGACGTATCGCTCGTTTCAACAAGAAATATGGAAAATAA
- a CDS encoding YceD family protein, translated as MKWSILEISKKKIIKFEEELELTADLKQRSEEILDAKPVKVQGQISYDTGIYYLDYTLKVGLTLPSSRSLKPVDYPMEIQVNEAFTTEEFLKENEDLLDSDMIFTLEADWISLSESVADNILLEIPLQILAEDEEEGSASLPSGKNWAVMSEADYKKQKEEEENKENKSPFAGLAGLFSEEKN; from the coding sequence ATGAAATGGTCTATTCTTGAAATATCAAAAAAGAAAATAATTAAATTTGAGGAAGAACTGGAACTGACTGCAGACCTCAAACAGCGTTCAGAGGAAATTTTGGATGCAAAACCAGTCAAAGTTCAAGGTCAAATTTCTTATGACACGGGGATCTACTACTTAGACTATACTCTTAAGGTAGGTCTCACTTTGCCATCATCACGCAGCCTAAAGCCTGTAGATTATCCCATGGAAATTCAAGTGAATGAAGCTTTTACTACAGAAGAATTTCTTAAAGAGAATGAAGATTTACTAGATAGTGACATGATTTTTACACTTGAAGCGGATTGGATTAGTTTGTCAGAGTCTGTGGCTGACAATATTCTTCTAGAAATTCCTTTGCAGATTTTAGCTGAAGATGAAGAAGAAGGAAGTGCAAGCTTACCTTCAGGTAAAAACTGGGCAGTTATGTCTGAAGCAGATTATAAGAAACAAAAAGAAGAAGAAGAAAACAAAGAAAATAAATCTCCTTTTGCCGGTTTGGCTGGACTTTTCTCAGAAGAAAAAAATTAA
- a CDS encoding response regulator transcription factor translates to MNSSKRILIIEDDKNIARFVSLELEHEGYQTAVQDNGRRGLEEAMSKDYDLILLDLMLPELDGFEVARRLRREKDTHIIMMTARDSTMDRVAGLDIGADDYITKPFAIEELLARVRSLFRREDNIHIAEKADNTSFRDLVIDKTNRTVHRGKKVIDLTRREYDLLLTLMQNVGDVVTREYLVSEVWGYEEGTETNVVDVYIRYLRNKIDVEGRESYIQTVRGMGYVMRDRK, encoded by the coding sequence ATGAATTCATCTAAACGTATTTTGATTATCGAAGACGATAAAAATATTGCGAGATTTGTTTCACTTGAGCTTGAGCATGAAGGTTACCAGACTGCCGTTCAAGATAATGGTCGTAGAGGTCTTGAAGAAGCGATGTCAAAAGATTATGATTTGATTTTGCTTGACCTGATGTTACCTGAACTTGATGGCTTCGAGGTTGCACGTCGCTTACGCCGTGAAAAAGATACTCATATTATTATGATGACGGCGCGTGATTCAACTATGGACCGCGTTGCTGGTCTTGATATTGGTGCTGATGACTATATTACAAAACCTTTTGCCATCGAAGAGCTCTTGGCTCGTGTGCGTTCACTTTTCCGTCGTGAAGATAATATTCATATCGCGGAGAAGGCAGATAACACTTCATTCCGCGACTTGGTGATTGATAAAACAAACCGTACGGTTCATCGTGGTAAAAAGGTTATCGACCTTACACGCCGGGAATATGACTTGCTCTTAACACTCATGCAAAATGTGGGTGACGTTGTAACACGTGAGTATTTGGTTTCAGAAGTCTGGGGTTATGAAGAAGGAACCGAGACAAACGTTGTTGACGTTTATATTCGCTATTTGCGTAACAAAATTGATGTGGAAGGGCGTGAGAGCTATATCCAAACCGTTCGTGGGATGGGATATGTCATGCGCGACCGCAAATAA
- a CDS encoding HAMP domain-containing sensor histidine kinase: MAKFFDSKKEITESLPERKRSIMLRWAFANTIFCFITFTIFAVLVYQLTITTFINSEKDDMMRALDNVEQSLSQAEMPLSEKNLSNYLAYARDYTTSNQARENELETLGSMIGSRKSFYVFDVSENLLYSTNAYGFPLRKDVGDSTDAVRTFGDYSGYLVERPVHSQKTGKLVGYVQAFYDMSYYYTVRTKLLIALIILEIIALFIAQFVGYFMASRYIKPLERLHDAIITRTNNLSMDFKPVVIQTGDEIEELATVYNDMMTKINEYVDQQKRFVSDVSHELRTPLAVLDGHLNLLNRWGKNDPEVLDESLLASIEEVKTMRTMLEEMLALARLESIDFRDEDLICDPIEVSNFLMKNFLLIHPDLDLTVKNDLTPGRLAHIYPNHYEQGLKILIDNAIKYSPADRQEVSIHLEEDENFIITSVEDHGYGIGEEDLKHIFERFFRADKARNRDIGGTGLGLSIISRLVKNYEGDISVTSVLGEGSKFILKIPKIK, encoded by the coding sequence ATGGCAAAATTTTTTGATTCGAAAAAAGAAATAACAGAAAGTCTACCAGAAAGAAAGCGGAGCATTATGCTTCGCTGGGCTTTTGCTAATACAATTTTCTGTTTTATCACCTTTACTATTTTTGCAGTATTGGTTTATCAACTCACAATCACAACTTTTATCAACTCTGAAAAAGATGACATGATGAGAGCTTTGGATAATGTAGAACAGAGTCTGTCTCAGGCTGAAATGCCTTTGTCAGAAAAAAACCTCTCAAACTATTTAGCTTATGCGAGAGACTATACGACTTCAAATCAAGCAAGAGAGAATGAACTTGAGACTTTAGGGAGTATGATTGGATCGAGAAAGTCTTTTTATGTTTTTGACGTGAGTGAAAATCTTCTTTATTCTACGAATGCTTATGGTTTTCCTCTGAGAAAAGATGTGGGGGATTCCACTGATGCGGTACGTACCTTTGGGGACTATTCTGGATACTTAGTAGAACGCCCTGTTCATTCTCAGAAAACAGGGAAGCTGGTTGGCTATGTGCAAGCTTTCTACGACATGAGTTATTATTATACTGTACGTACGAAGTTACTCATCGCCCTGATTATTTTAGAAATAATCGCGCTCTTTATCGCTCAATTTGTAGGTTACTTTATGGCAAGTCGTTATATCAAACCACTTGAGCGTTTACATGATGCTATTATCACCAGAACCAATAACTTGAGTATGGATTTCAAACCTGTGGTGATTCAGACAGGCGATGAAATCGAAGAGCTGGCTACGGTCTATAATGATATGATGACCAAAATTAACGAGTATGTGGATCAGCAAAAACGGTTTGTTTCAGATGTGAGCCATGAGTTACGGACTCCATTAGCGGTTCTTGACGGGCATTTAAATCTCTTGAATCGTTGGGGGAAAAACGATCCCGAAGTGCTTGATGAATCTTTGTTGGCAAGTATTGAGGAAGTTAAGACGATGCGGACCATGCTTGAAGAAATGCTCGCCTTGGCACGATTAGAAAGCATTGATTTCCGAGATGAGGACTTGATTTGCGATCCAATTGAAGTTTCAAACTTTTTGATGAAAAACTTTTTACTTATTCATCCGGATTTGGATTTGACAGTAAAAAATGACTTGACCCCAGGAAGATTAGCCCATATTTACCCTAACCATTATGAACAAGGACTGAAAATCTTGATTGACAACGCTATAAAGTATTCACCAGCAGATCGTCAAGAAGTAAGCATTCATTTGGAAGAAGACGAAAACTTCATCATTACAAGTGTGGAAGACCATGGTTACGGTATTGGTGAAGAGGACCTGAAGCATATTTTTGAGCGCTTCTTCCGTGCGGATAAGGCGCGTAATCGTGATATAGGGGGAACTGGACTCGGTCTTTCGATTATTAGTCGACTTGTGAAAAACTATGAAGGGGATATTAGTGTAACTTCGGTTCTAGGAGAAGGTTCTAAATTTATCTTGAAAATCCCTAAAATTAAATAA
- a CDS encoding ABC transporter permease subunit (The N-terminal region of this protein, as described by TIGR01726, is a three transmembrane segment that identifies a subfamily of ABC transporter permease subunits, which specificities that include histidine, arginine, glutamine, glutamate, L-cystine (sic), the opines (in Agrobacterium) octopine and nopaline, etc.), with translation MRRKNLFLLVATLFTILFIGSSKASADQFRVGMEAAYAPFNWTQYDDSNGAVPIDGVDGQWANGYDVQVAKKIADKLNKDLVIVKSSWDGLLPALKSGKIDGIIAGMSPTAERREQIAFSEPYYTSNLVMMVKSGGTFAQASSLADFSGAKITAQLGTFHYNMIDQIENVSKQTAMKDFSSMRVALQSGAIDGYVAERPEGVTAEKANPDFKMIEFGEGKGFVTNSDDTTVAVGVRKNDPNLPVINSFLTGFTPQDQKELMDKMIAAQPEAKTQGAWYDQIISIVRDNGKQFLNGTGMTLFISLIGTILGTILGLLIGVYRTIPEISNKFLAILHKVFGWLITAYIEIFRGTPMIVQAMVLYYGTALAFGLSLDRTWAALIIVSINTGAYMSEIVRGGIFSVDQGQFEAAQAIGMTHGQTMRKVVLPQVLRNILPATGNEFVINIKDTSVLSVISVTELFFQGTTVAQQNFMYFQTFAVICAIYFVLTFTVTRILRFVERKMDGPDAYVPIQNQMQVQELGDA, from the coding sequence ATGAGAAGAAAAAACTTATTTTTACTTGTCGCGACGTTGTTTACGATATTATTTATCGGTAGTTCAAAAGCCAGTGCAGATCAGTTCCGTGTGGGGATGGAAGCGGCTTACGCTCCCTTCAACTGGACGCAGTATGATGATAGCAATGGTGCTGTCCCTATTGATGGTGTTGATGGTCAGTGGGCCAATGGATATGACGTACAAGTCGCTAAAAAGATTGCAGATAAGTTAAATAAAGACTTGGTGATTGTAAAGTCAAGTTGGGATGGTCTACTGCCAGCTTTAAAATCAGGCAAGATTGATGGAATTATTGCAGGAATGTCTCCCACAGCTGAACGGAGAGAACAAATTGCCTTTTCTGAGCCTTATTACACGTCTAACCTTGTAATGATGGTAAAAAGTGGCGGAACTTTTGCCCAAGCATCAAGCTTAGCGGATTTCTCTGGAGCAAAAATTACAGCTCAGTTGGGAACTTTCCACTATAACATGATTGACCAGATTGAAAATGTAAGTAAACAAACAGCTATGAAAGATTTTTCAAGCATGCGTGTAGCTTTACAAAGTGGTGCCATCGATGGTTATGTGGCTGAGCGCCCTGAAGGAGTTACAGCAGAAAAAGCTAATCCTGATTTCAAAATGATTGAGTTTGGCGAAGGTAAAGGTTTTGTAACAAACTCAGATGACACTACTGTAGCAGTAGGTGTACGTAAAAACGACCCTAACTTACCTGTGATTAACAGCTTTCTAACAGGCTTTACTCCACAAGACCAAAAAGAGCTGATGGACAAAATGATAGCCGCACAACCTGAAGCTAAAACTCAAGGTGCTTGGTATGATCAGATTATCAGTATCGTAAGAGACAATGGTAAACAGTTTCTTAATGGTACAGGGATGACATTATTCATTTCATTGATTGGTACAATTCTTGGTACAATTTTGGGTCTATTAATTGGTGTTTATCGTACTATTCCAGAGATTAGCAATAAGTTCTTAGCTATTCTTCATAAAGTATTTGGTTGGTTGATTACTGCGTATATCGAAATCTTCCGTGGCACGCCAATGATTGTGCAAGCTATGGTACTCTATTATGGTACGGCTTTAGCATTTGGACTCAGTTTAGATCGAACTTGGGCAGCACTTATCATCGTCTCAATTAATACAGGGGCATATATGTCAGAGATTGTTCGTGGAGGGATCTTCTCTGTCGACCAAGGACAATTTGAAGCCGCACAGGCTATTGGGATGACTCATGGCCAAACGATGCGTAAAGTTGTTTTACCACAGGTGCTAAGAAATATTCTTCCTGCTACGGGTAATGAATTTGTTATTAATATTAAAGACACTTCTGTGTTGTCCGTGATTTCTGTAACAGAGCTGTTCTTCCAAGGAACAACAGTTGCTCAACAAAACTTTATGTATTTCCAAACTTTCGCTGTAATTTGTGCGATTTACTTTGTTCTTACATTTACAGTGACACGTATTCTACGTTTTGTGGAAAGAAAAATGGATGGTCCAGATGCATATGTTCCAATCCAAAATCAAATGCAAGTACAAGAATTGGGGGATGCCTAA
- a CDS encoding amino acid ABC transporter ATP-binding protein, whose product MTAILEINHLKKSFGTNEVLKDIHLTVNKGEVISIIGSSGSGKSTLLRSINLLEKPTGGEIIYKGENVLAKGFDIPKYRTHLGMVFQSFNLFNNMNVIENVMAGQVTVLKKNQEEARAIALENLEKVGMVRFANAKPTQLSGGQKQRVAIARAISMNPDVILFDEPTSALDPEMVGEVLQTMQGLAETGLTMVIVTHEMEFARDVSDRVIFMDKGVIAEEGKPEEIFGAPKEERTRAFLSRFLKA is encoded by the coding sequence ATGACAGCTATTTTAGAAATTAATCATTTGAAAAAATCATTTGGCACGAATGAAGTCCTAAAAGATATTCATTTGACAGTCAACAAAGGGGAAGTTATTTCCATCATTGGTTCATCAGGAAGTGGAAAATCAACCTTACTGCGCTCTATCAATTTATTGGAAAAGCCCACTGGCGGGGAAATTATTTATAAGGGAGAAAATGTTTTAGCTAAAGGTTTTGATATCCCTAAATATCGTACTCATCTCGGCATGGTCTTTCAAAGTTTTAATCTCTTTAATAATATGAATGTTATCGAAAATGTTATGGCAGGACAGGTAACTGTATTAAAGAAAAATCAAGAAGAAGCACGGGCCATTGCTCTAGAAAATCTTGAAAAAGTTGGCATGGTTCGGTTTGCTAATGCGAAACCAACACAACTCTCAGGGGGGCAAAAACAGCGTGTTGCTATCGCACGAGCTATTTCAATGAATCCAGATGTTATCTTATTTGATGAGCCGACATCAGCATTGGATCCCGAAATGGTGGGAGAAGTGCTCCAAACAATGCAAGGGTTAGCGGAAACAGGGTTGACTATGGTTATTGTAACGCATGAGATGGAATTTGCGCGTGATGTGAGCGACCGTGTAATTTTCATGGATAAGGGCGTGATTGCCGAAGAAGGAAAACCAGAAGAAATTTTTGGAGCACCTAAAGAAGAACGCACACGTGCTTTTCTTTCCCGATTTTTGAAAGCCTGA
- the murD gene encoding UDP-N-acetylmuramoyl-L-alanine--D-glutamate ligase, which translates to MKKITTFEHKNVLILGLAKSGEAAARLLHSLGALVTVNDGKAFDENPAAQALLEEGIKVICGSHPIELLDENFDFMVKNPGIPYDNPMVKKAIDKKIPVITEVELAYLVSEAPIIGITGTNGKTTTTTLIADILNTDGQSAKLSGNIGFPASAVAAEATPQDTLVMELSSFQLMGIIDFKPQIALITNIFSSHLDYHGSQEAYEAAKWRIQENLTAHEYLVLNYNQEKCRALAEHTAAHVVAFATEEKVDGAYSLEGKMYYRGEYIMEVADLALPGEHNLENALAAIAVAKLSGAKNEAIVEELTSFSGVKHRLQYLGEVAGRKVYNDSKATNILATEKALSGFDNSKLWLLAGGLDRGNGFEELSEAVSGVKGMVLFGETAPKLQQLADELHIPTLKTENVATALKEIFEKTAVGDTILLSPACASWDQYKTFEERGDLFIKAFEELKGEVK; encoded by the coding sequence ATGAAAAAAATCACGACTTTTGAACATAAAAATGTGCTAATCCTTGGGTTGGCAAAATCTGGAGAAGCTGCCGCTCGCTTACTCCACTCACTAGGAGCTTTAGTAACCGTTAATGACGGTAAAGCTTTTGATGAAAATCCAGCAGCTCAGGCCTTGCTTGAGGAAGGGATAAAAGTTATTTGTGGTAGCCATCCTATTGAACTTTTAGATGAAAATTTTGACTTCATGGTGAAAAACCCAGGAATTCCTTATGATAATCCGATGGTTAAAAAAGCTATAGATAAAAAAATTCCGGTTATTACTGAAGTGGAGCTGGCTTATCTTGTTTCTGAGGCACCAATCATTGGTATTACAGGGACAAATGGTAAAACAACGACAACAACACTCATTGCAGATATTTTGAACACTGACGGCCAATCCGCAAAATTGTCAGGTAATATTGGTTTCCCAGCTTCGGCTGTAGCAGCTGAAGCTACGCCTCAAGACACCTTAGTTATGGAGCTTTCAAGTTTCCAACTTATGGGGATTATTGATTTCAAACCTCAAATTGCTTTGATTACAAATATCTTTTCATCCCATTTGGATTATCATGGTTCACAAGAAGCTTATGAAGCGGCCAAATGGCGTATTCAAGAAAACTTGACAGCCCATGAATATCTAGTCCTTAATTACAATCAAGAAAAGTGCCGTGCTTTGGCAGAACATACTGCTGCACATGTAGTAGCTTTTGCAACGGAAGAAAAAGTAGATGGGGCCTATTCTTTAGAGGGCAAGATGTATTACCGAGGGGAATATATCATGGAAGTTGCTGATTTGGCTCTTCCCGGCGAACATAATCTTGAAAATGCTCTTGCAGCCATAGCGGTTGCTAAGTTATCAGGGGCTAAAAACGAAGCTATCGTTGAAGAACTCACCAGTTTTTCAGGTGTTAAACATCGTTTACAATATCTCGGAGAAGTCGCGGGACGTAAAGTTTATAATGACAGTAAAGCAACGAATATTTTGGCAACAGAAAAAGCTCTCTCTGGTTTTGACAACAGTAAGTTGTGGCTTTTAGCTGGTGGTTTGGATCGCGGGAATGGCTTTGAAGAACTTTCTGAAGCAGTTTCAGGTGTTAAAGGCATGGTTTTGTTTGGGGAAACTGCACCAAAATTGCAACAATTAGCGGATGAGTTGCATATTCCAACTCTTAAAACTGAAAATGTAGCTACTGCGCTGAAAGAGATTTTTGAAAAAACAGCCGTAGGTGATACGATATTACTTAGTCCTGCTTGTGCGAGTTGGGATCAATATAAAACCTTTGAAGAACGGGGAGATTTGTTCATCAAGGCGTTTGAAGAGTTGAAAGGTGAAGTGAAATAA